The DNA window CGCCCGACAGCGCGCCTGTCACCGCCCCAACCGCGCCCGTAACCGGCGCCAGCGGATCCGTCCCACCTGCCCCGGCCAACGTACTCGTGATCGTCCCGATCGCTCCGGTAACCGGCGCCAACGGATTGCTTCCCGCCGCGCCCGACAACGCGCCTGTCACCGCCCCAAGCGCGCCCGTAACCGGCGCCAGTGGATCCGTCCCACCTGCCCCGGCCAACGTACCCGTGATTGCCCCAATCGCCCCCGTAACCGGTGCCAACGGATTGCTTCCCGCCGCGCCCGACAGCGCGCCTGTCACCGCCCCAATCGCGCCCGTAACCGGCGCCAGCGGATCCGCCCCACCTGCCCCGGCCAACGTACTCGTGATCGTCCCGATCGCTCCGGTAACCGGCGCCAACGGATTGCTTCCCGCCGCCCCCGACAATGCCCCAGTCACCGCCCCAACCGCGCCCGTAACCGGCGCCAGCACCCCGCTCCCGCCAACCCCCGACAAGCTCCCCAACGATCCCAAAATCCCCGTCAACGGCGCCAACGGCTGGTTGCCCAGGCTAATGGCAAAACCGCCTGCTCCGCCCAAGGCCACGGTCACGCCGCTGATCGACGTCACGCTGCCTGCCGCGCCGCCCACCGCTATTGATCCGGGCGTCGCGATCGCGCCGAGCACCAGGCCCGTGCTCGGCGTGGTCGAATCTGCCAGAGCCGCCCCGCTCGCAGCCATACCAAACGCGGCGGCCGCGCAAAACGCGATTGCCGTAACCGCCGTGCCTGCGAAATTCTTATCCATCTCCATTCCCCTTTTTGTGTTGACGAGTGCCGCGCTGTTGAGTGCACGGCAAGCAATTGCAGAGAACGTGCCAATTTGCGCAACGTCCCTGCAGACGGGCGATGTAGAGACACAGCCCGCGTCAAACGTAGGGAGAACCACGACGGATTACTTCGATAGATTGCCTGATGTCACGTGAGAAACGGGCGATGTTCCGAGCCCACGTAACGTGACGCGCCCCATTTCCAATCCTGAAGCGGCGACAGATATCAACAGCATCAAATAACGTCTGCTGCTGATTCCAAACTAAACAACACGACCTCCAACCAGGCCGAATGAAAATTCATAACGCATCGCCAGACAGGGTCGATCACGACTCAAGCAGGAAATCTCATGGCGGTTCCAAGCATAGAGTCGTCAGCGATCGGCAGAGAAACCCGCGCCGTCAGTTGGAAGTAAAAATAAGCGCCACCCGCTTTGCACTGCACGACACCATCAAACCTTGACGCTCGTCACCCAGCACCCTTTCGTCGATGCCCGGTTACGTGATTGCCTGCATCGGGCGACAAAGAAAACACGTCGGCAATCGCGATCACACTGAACACCGCCACCAGCACAAACGCAATGCTGAAGTCGGACGGCGTCAACGACTGGCCATCGTGGCCGTGCCACCACGCGGCGATCCGCAATGCAATCGCACCGGCCGCGACGCCCATGCCCATGGTCATCTGGCCCAGCGTGCTCGATAAGGTCGACGCGCCGCTCATCTGCTGCTTCGGGACATCGGCGAAACCGAGCGTATTGATCGCGGTGAATTGCAACGACCGCGCTACGCCGCTCACGAACAGCGCAAACAGAATCCAGCCGGATGCCGTCGAAGGCCTCAGCAAACTCATGCTCGCCAGCGTCACCGCGGCAAACGCGCCGTTGAACACGAGCACCGTTCTGAACCCGAAGCGCCGAAGGATTTGTGTCGTAACGAGTTTGGTCGACAGGTTGCCCGCGAATACCGCGAGCGTCAGCAAGCCCGACTGAAACGGGTTCATGCCGAAGCCGACCTGAAACATCAACGGCAGAAGAAACGGTACTGCACCGATCGAGATCCTGAACAGCGATCCGCCGCAAATCGACACCATGAATGTCTTGATCCTGAACGCCGACAGATCGATCATCGGATGCGCGCTGCGTTGCAAATGAAACCACGCCGCCACGCAAGCCGCGAGACCGATCGCCAGAAACAGCAGCGATGAATGCCACGACGTGCCGACGCGGCCGATCGCCTCCATCGCATACATGACGCAGGTGCCCGCGACGCCGGTCAGCACGAAACCCAGCGCGTCGAACGGACGGCAATCTGCTTCGCGTTCGGTGTTGATGAAGCGCCAGGCGAGCACTATTCCAAGCAAACCGAGCGGCACGTTCAGATAGAAAATCCAGCGCCACGACGAGTACGTCGTGATGAATCCGCCGAGTGGCGGTCCGAGCACTGGCGCAATCAACCCGGGCCACGTGATGATCGAAATCGCGCGCATCAGGTTTTCTTTGGGCGTGACGCGCAGCACCGCGAGCCGCCCGACCGGCACCATCATCGCGCCGCCGATGCCCTGCAAAATCCGCGCACCGGTGAACTCGACGAGGTTGTCGGTCATCCCGCAGAGCATCGATGCGCCGGTGAAAATGGCGAGCGCCGTGGCGAACACCGTGCGGACACCGACCCGATCGGCAATCCATCCGCTGATCGGGATAAACACGGCGAGCGTCAACAGATACGACGTGATGCCGATACTCAACTCCACCGGCCTGATATGAAACGACTGCGCCATTTGCGGCAACGCGGTCGCGATGATCGAACCGTCGAGGTTCTCCATGAACAACGCGGCCGCGACCAGCGAGGTAATTAGTGCGGAACTTCCCTGGCGCTCGGTGGCGGATGAAGCCGACATCGGCAAATACTCCCTGAATTGCGGGCTGAAATAGCGAAAAAAACGAAACATGCGGGCAACGGGGCTGCCCTGTCAGCGAGCCGCCTCGTTGTTCACGATTTTAAGGGTGAACCCTCGCGGCCAGTCTGTGTGTTCCTCGTGCGTACGCTGTCCCTCTGTAAGCGAAATGGAAACACCCGGCGATCGTCTGCGTAACAAAAGCGTCATGGTAACGATTTACGATCGACTGTTCGCATTCACGGAGCAGTGTCGGCCGACATCCGCGAGTTGTCCCTCTCCTTCCCTAAGGGAGCGCGAATGCTCGTGCACTTCACCCCGTCCTCGGGTATCGTCGTCGGCATGCTGGTGGTGTGCCTGGTCATGGTGCTCGTATTCGAAGCGACGAACGGTTTTCATGACACGTCGAACGCCGTCGCCACCGTCATCTACACGCAATCGCTGAAGCCCGTACAAGCCGTCGTCTGGTCGGGCCTGCTGAACTTTATCGGCGTGATGGTGGGCGGTATCGCGGTCGCCTACGCGCTGGTCGAGATTCTCCCTCCCGATGTCCTGACTCCACCCGACGGCTCGCCCGCTGTGCCGATGCTCGTGTCGATCTTCGCGGCGGCACTGTTCTGGAACGTGCTGACGTGGGCTTTCGGCATTCCGAATAGCAGTTCTCATTGCATCATCGGCGCGTTGATTGGCGTGGCCGTCGCCGACGCGCTTCTGAAATCGCGCAGCGTGGTTCAGGGCGTGGACTGGAAGCAGATCATCACGGTACTCGAAGGACTCGCGCTATCGCCCGTGCTGGGCTTTCTGCTCGCGGGCGGCCTCTATGGCCTGCTGAAACTCATCGTGCGTAGCGGACATCTGTTCGAGCCGCCCAAGGAAGGCCAACCGCCGGTCTGGTGGCTGCGCGGCCTGCTGATACTCACATGCACGTCGGTCAGCTTTTCTCACGGCACCAATGACGGCCAGAAAAGCATCGGCCTGATCATGCTGACGATCATTGGATTATTGCCCGCCGCCTATGCGCTCAATCCTGACGCGACCGGTCAACTGACGCAACTGAGCGAGCATGCCGCAGCGGCAATTCCTCTCATCGAAAAATATGGCGACGACGTCAAGCCTCACGCGTTGCAGGCAGCGCAGATGCTGCGCGACGCGCGACCGTCGCTGCAAAAGCAGGCTTCGGAATTGCAATCGAAGGAACAGCATGTCGACGGCGAGCGAGCCACGCGCGCGCAATTGCGCGGCGCGATTTACGACGTCGTATCGCAGATGAAGCACGTCGGCGAGGTCAAATCGGCGACGCCTGCCGACAAGAAAGAGGCAGCCGATCTTCTCAAACAGATGAGCCTGCCCGTTCAATACGCGCCGCTGTGGGTTCGTATGTTGAGTGCCGTCTGCCTGGGAATCGGCACGATGGTCGGCTATAAACGGGTGGTACGCACGCTCGGCGAGCGGATCGGCAAACAGCACATGACGCCGGGTCAGGGTGCGAGCGCGGAGTTGATCGGCTCATTGCTGATCGGCACAGCGGGATTCACGGGGCTGCCGGTGAGCACCACCCACATCATCACGTCAGGGATTGCGGGGACGATGGCGGTCGGCGGACAGGGGCTGCAACGCGGCATGATGGTTCGCATCGTGATCACGTGGCTGGTGACGCTGCCGGTCACGATCGGCCTTTCTGCAGGGCTGTTTTATGTGCTGGCGAATCCGCGCTTCTAGTCGCGGCGCCGACGCTTACGCCCGATAGACGGCGTGCCGGGTCATGCGGCCCAGAACGCCGTCGCAGCCGTTACTACGACGAATGAACGGGCACGTTCTTCACGCCGATCGAGCCCAGCTTGAAGTCGCCGTAGCCGTTCCACTTGGTATCGACCCACAGGACCGCGGAGAACTGCTCCAGAAACGTTCCGATCGCGGGCGGCGGCAGGACGTGCGGATACGTGCCTTCGAGCAGCACGACATTGGTTTCCGACTGATTGCCAAGAGCGTGAATGGTGCCCGACACCCTGATCTCGGCATCCAGCGGCGGATTCGTCGCCTGCGTGATTCGGACGATGCCCGACACGCTTCCCGACGGCGGATTGACCAGAAGCGAGAAGTGAAGGATCGGTGCTCCCGGAATGTTCTTTCCAGCAGTCCCGTCTACTTTGTAGAGTTGGTCCATGATTATTTCCAGATTGTTCAGCGGTTAGTGAGCACAGCAATTGAATGCAGAAAACTAACGTCATAGAACGACAACTGGTTCGCCTCATCACACGTTGGCGTGCGAAGGCGCATCGGCAATCTTGAACCCAAAGGGAAATCGGTGAATCCGAGGGGATATGTCTGTCCGGTTGCCTTCATTCGTCGCTGCAATGAAGAAGCAATCGTCAGAAAACGACAGCGCCACAAACGGTCAGGCGCCTGATTGAAGCCCTCGCTGCCTTTGGCCTTTATTTTTTTATCCGACCCAGCGAGAGACAGGATGCTATCGGCGGCAGACTCTCACAACCTGTCAACATTGCGAGGGAAAAAGATACTTCGCGGCCGTTCAATAGCAAAGAAGCTGTTTCCATTAACGAATGACCAGCTTTTTACCATGCAGGCAGCGAGTGACCTCGCAAACCGAAGTCGACTCTGCCGCCTATAACCGTCCCCGTGTTATGCGGTCGCCACTTGCGCGTCTTCCACAATCGGCTTGCGCGCCATGAACCAGTAGAACGGTGCTGCGCATGCCACAATGAACCCGCCCGAAATAAAGGCGAGTGCATACGAGCCAGTATGATCGACGATGAAGCCCGCCACGAGAGGCGAAAACGCGCCGCCGAAATAGCCGCCGAAGTTCTGAATCGCACTCACCGACGCCACCATCGACGACGGCGCGATATCGGACGCCAGTGCCCAAGCCGAACCGATCATCGCGGCAAGAAACGCGAGGCCGACCGTGAACAGAACGAGCGTCGCATTCAACGAATCGGCGAACGGCAATGCGACCGCGCACACGCCTGCACCGACGGCGCAACACGCAATCAACAGGCGCTTCGCGCCAATCGCCGTAGCGAGATGGCGATCGACAAGCTTCTTCGCCAGATACCCGATCGCGATTTCACCCAGTGCGCCACCAACCCAGGGAATGCCCGCGACGGCACCGAGTTGTGCAAACGAGATATGGAACCGGTCGAGCAGATACAGCGGCAAGAACACAAGAAAAATGTTCCAGAGCCAGATCGTGCAGAAGTACCCGAGAATCATCCCCCACACGCTACGGCGCACAAAAAGCCCACGCCATTTGAGCGAGGACGTCGCGAGCGAACGCTCATGGCCGCCGCCGCCCGCTTCGATGTATCCGAGTTCGTCTTTCGATAAGCGCTTGCTGTCGCGTGGATTGCGATACAGCATCAGGAACAGCAGCGCGAAGGCAATCCCGAACGCGCCTGTTACGTGAAAGAGCGAGCGCCAACCGAACGCAATCATCAACGCAACGAGTAGTGCGGGAGCCAGCGCGGGTCCCCATTTCGATGACGAGTCCCAGATGCCGGTCGCAAAGCCGCGCTCCTTGGCGGGAAACCACGCCGCGGTTATTTTTGCCGCGGTCGGCCAGCACGGCGCTTCGCCCACGGCGAGCAATGCACGCATCACCACCAGCGCAGCGATCGAACCCACCACGCCCGTTAGCCACGTCGCGATACTCCACCAGATCATGCCGATAGCGTACGCACGCTTCGCGCCGAATCGATCGATCAGCCATCCTGCTGGCAACTGCATCATCGCGTAGGTCCACGCGAATACGCTGCCGAGCAGACCAATTTGTGTGCGGGTCAGGCCGAGCTCCTGAATCATTCCAGGCGCCGCAATCGACAGACTTGCACGATCCAGATAATTGATGATGCCGCCCATTAGCAGCCAGATCAGCACATGCCAGCGGTAACTCATGCGAGTGGTTTGACTCGCGGCGGGCGATACGGGAATGGTTTGCTTGTCCAACTCGTGTCTCCGTCCGGATGGCCGTTGTGGCCATTCATCGTTGTTTTTGGCGTGTCGCCGCGTTGTGCGTTGTTCGTCTGCGAACGCACTGCACGCCAGTGTACGGACGGAAACCTTTCTACTCCAATGTCGAAACCGAATGGGTCGATACCGTTTCCGTTATCGACTCGTGCTGACTGGCGTTATTCGACCAACGCCAAAGCGTCGGCACCGGCCACGAGACGAATCGGACTCGACGGGTCGTTCACCGCGCGCCACACGGCTTCGGAGACATCGTCGGCGGTCGTGACAACAGACGACTGTGCCCATTGCGCGAACACATCCTGCGCGAGCCCGGCGTACGCTTCGGGGATCGTGCCTTGCATCCGCGTCTGCGCGTTTTCCCCGAAACGGGTGGTTGGCGCGCGCCCCGGCAGCACCAGACTCACGCGAATGTCGAATGGCTGAAGTTCAAGCGCAAGCGATTCCGTGAACGCGTTCACCGCCGCTTTGCTCGCGGAGTAGATAGCAAGGAGAGGCAGCGATTTCAACGTCACGCTCGACGTGACGTTCACGATCACCCCTGCTTTCCGCTGTCTGAATTGAGGCAGCACAGCTTGCGTCATCGCCATCGTGCCAATGGTGTTGGTCTCGAAGATTTCGCGCGCGCGGCCCATTGAGATGCCTTCGAGAGCGCCCAGCAAACCGATTCCCGCATTGTTGACGAGTACGTCGATCGGTCCCGCTGCGTCCACCGCCTGGCGAATGCTCTCAGCGTCCGTGACGTCGAGCGCGAGCACGCGCAGCCGCTCCGAACGAGGCAACAGGTCTTCGCGCGGCGTACGCATCGTCGCAATCACCTTCCAGTCGCGATCGAGAAAATACCGCGCGATTTCCAGGCCGAAGCCTGACGAGCATCCGGTGATCAGAATTGTTTTCATCGAGAATTCCCGTAATGGTGGGGTTGGCAGTCCTCAAACGATAAGGCGTCGGACCTGGACTTGCTACAATTGA is part of the Paraburkholderia fungorum genome and encodes:
- a CDS encoding MFS transporter, translated to MSASSATERQGSSALITSLVAAALFMENLDGSIIATALPQMAQSFHIRPVELSIGITSYLLTLAVFIPISGWIADRVGVRTVFATALAIFTGASMLCGMTDNLVEFTGARILQGIGGAMMVPVGRLAVLRVTPKENLMRAISIITWPGLIAPVLGPPLGGFITTYSSWRWIFYLNVPLGLLGIVLAWRFINTEREADCRPFDALGFVLTGVAGTCVMYAMEAIGRVGTSWHSSLLFLAIGLAACVAAWFHLQRSAHPMIDLSAFRIKTFMVSICGGSLFRISIGAVPFLLPLMFQVGFGMNPFQSGLLTLAVFAGNLSTKLVTTQILRRFGFRTVLVFNGAFAAVTLASMSLLRPSTASGWILFALFVSGVARSLQFTAINTLGFADVPKQQMSGASTLSSTLGQMTMGMGVAAGAIALRIAAWWHGHDGQSLTPSDFSIAFVLVAVFSVIAIADVFSLSPDAGNHVTGHRRKGAG
- a CDS encoding inorganic phosphate transporter; this encodes MLVHFTPSSGIVVGMLVVCLVMVLVFEATNGFHDTSNAVATVIYTQSLKPVQAVVWSGLLNFIGVMVGGIAVAYALVEILPPDVLTPPDGSPAVPMLVSIFAAALFWNVLTWAFGIPNSSSHCIIGALIGVAVADALLKSRSVVQGVDWKQIITVLEGLALSPVLGFLLAGGLYGLLKLIVRSGHLFEPPKEGQPPVWWLRGLLILTCTSVSFSHGTNDGQKSIGLIMLTIIGLLPAAYALNPDATGQLTQLSEHAAAAIPLIEKYGDDVKPHALQAAQMLRDARPSLQKQASELQSKEQHVDGERATRAQLRGAIYDVVSQMKHVGEVKSATPADKKEAADLLKQMSLPVQYAPLWVRMLSAVCLGIGTMVGYKRVVRTLGERIGKQHMTPGQGASAELIGSLLIGTAGFTGLPVSTTHIITSGIAGTMAVGGQGLQRGMMVRIVITWLVTLPVTIGLSAGLFYVLANPRF
- a CDS encoding DUF1842 domain-containing protein, which codes for MDQLYKVDGTAGKNIPGAPILHFSLLVNPPSGSVSGIVRITQATNPPLDAEIRVSGTIHALGNQSETNVVLLEGTYPHVLPPPAIGTFLEQFSAVLWVDTKWNGYGDFKLGSIGVKNVPVHSS
- a CDS encoding MFS transporter — encoded protein: MDKQTIPVSPAASQTTRMSYRWHVLIWLLMGGIINYLDRASLSIAAPGMIQELGLTRTQIGLLGSVFAWTYAMMQLPAGWLIDRFGAKRAYAIGMIWWSIATWLTGVVGSIAALVVMRALLAVGEAPCWPTAAKITAAWFPAKERGFATGIWDSSSKWGPALAPALLVALMIAFGWRSLFHVTGAFGIAFALLFLMLYRNPRDSKRLSKDELGYIEAGGGGHERSLATSSLKWRGLFVRRSVWGMILGYFCTIWLWNIFLVFLPLYLLDRFHISFAQLGAVAGIPWVGGALGEIAIGYLAKKLVDRHLATAIGAKRLLIACCAVGAGVCAVALPFADSLNATLVLFTVGLAFLAAMIGSAWALASDIAPSSMVASVSAIQNFGGYFGGAFSPLVAGFIVDHTGSYALAFISGGFIVACAAPFYWFMARKPIVEDAQVATA
- a CDS encoding SDR family oxidoreductase; translation: MKTILITGCSSGFGLEIARYFLDRDWKVIATMRTPREDLLPRSERLRVLALDVTDAESIRQAVDAAGPIDVLVNNAGIGLLGALEGISMGRAREIFETNTIGTMAMTQAVLPQFRQRKAGVIVNVTSSVTLKSLPLLAIYSASKAAVNAFTESLALELQPFDIRVSLVLPGRAPTTRFGENAQTRMQGTIPEAYAGLAQDVFAQWAQSSVVTTADDVSEAVWRAVNDPSSPIRLVAGADALALVE